The following coding sequences lie in one Erwinia amylovora genomic window:
- the thiL gene encoding thiamine-phosphate kinase, giving the protein MACGEFELIARYFNRASCSRRDVEQGIGDDCALLSVPEKQTLAISTDTLVEGVHFLRDIHPGDLAYKALAVNLSDLAAMGADPAWLTLALTLPEVNESWLKAFSDSLFELLDYYHMQLIGGDTTRGPLSMTLGVHGMVPQGRALKRSGARIGDWIYVTGTLGDSAAGLELLQHRVKINDPVAHEALIKRHLRPMPRVLQGQALRDLASSAIDLSDGLISDLGHILQASACGARVNLDALPLSAVIQQHFAAQQALSWALSGGEDYELCFTVPEINRGALDVALGYHGVPYTCIGQIAPQSDGLTLWQNDQPVDNNLKGFDHFAQR; this is encoded by the coding sequence ATGGCATGTGGCGAATTTGAACTGATTGCGCGCTATTTTAACCGTGCGTCATGCTCCCGTCGCGATGTGGAACAAGGCATCGGTGACGACTGTGCGCTACTCAGCGTGCCGGAAAAACAGACGCTGGCGATCAGTACCGACACGCTGGTTGAAGGCGTGCATTTCCTCCGTGATATCCATCCTGGCGATCTCGCCTATAAAGCGCTGGCCGTAAACCTCAGTGACCTGGCGGCAATGGGCGCAGATCCGGCGTGGCTGACGCTGGCTTTAACGCTGCCTGAAGTTAACGAAAGCTGGTTAAAGGCGTTCAGCGACAGCCTGTTTGAACTGTTGGATTACTATCATATGCAGCTGATCGGCGGCGATACCACACGCGGCCCGCTCAGCATGACGTTGGGTGTTCACGGGATGGTGCCGCAGGGCAGAGCGCTGAAGCGCAGCGGCGCACGCATTGGCGACTGGATTTATGTTACCGGTACGCTGGGTGACAGCGCCGCGGGCCTTGAACTGTTGCAGCATCGGGTGAAAATCAACGATCCGGTGGCTCATGAAGCCCTCATCAAGCGCCATTTACGCCCGATGCCGCGTGTTCTACAGGGGCAGGCGCTGCGTGATCTGGCCAGCTCCGCCATCGACCTGTCCGATGGACTTATCTCTGACCTTGGCCATATCCTGCAGGCCAGCGCCTGTGGTGCCCGTGTAAATCTTGATGCGCTGCCGCTGTCAGCAGTTATCCAGCAGCACTTTGCTGCGCAGCAGGCGTTAAGCTGGGCGCTAAGCGGCGGTGAGGATTACGAGCTGTGCTTCACGGTACCAGAGATCAACCGTGGCGCGCTGGACGTGGCGCTGGGATATCACGGCGTGCCCTATACCTGCATCGGCCAGATTGCACCGCAGTCTGACGGACTCACGCTGTGGCAAAACGACCAGCCGGTAGACAACAACCTTAAGGGGTTTGATCACTTTGCACAGCGCTAA
- the ribD gene encoding bifunctional diaminohydroxyphosphoribosylaminopyrimidine deaminase/5-amino-6-(5-phosphoribosylamino)uracil reductase RibD: protein MCDEAYMARALELARRGRFTTTPNPNVGCVLVRDDQIVGEGYHMRAGEPHAEVHALRMAGEKSRGATAYVTLEPCSHHGRTPPCCEALIAAGVKRVVTAMQDPNPQVAGRGLYRLQQAGIEVSHGLMMPEAEALNRGFLKRMRTGFPWVQLKLGASLDGRTAMASGESQWITSPEARRDVQRLRAQSSAILSTSATVLADNPALTVRHDELDRASLADYPVDLLRQPVRVIVDSQNRVTPRHRLISQPGETWLARTAGDDLDWPDNVSQLMVPRYQDRLDLVAMLMLLGRKQINSLWVEAGAQFAGALLQAGVVDELIVYLAPKLLGDAGRGLCQLPGLEMLASVPVFTFSDIRQVGPDIRLTLTPS from the coding sequence ATGTGCGATGAAGCTTATATGGCCCGGGCGCTGGAACTGGCGCGCCGTGGCCGCTTTACCACCACGCCGAATCCGAATGTAGGTTGTGTGCTGGTGCGTGATGACCAGATCGTTGGTGAAGGTTACCATATGCGCGCCGGCGAGCCGCACGCTGAAGTACACGCGCTACGCATGGCAGGTGAGAAATCGCGTGGGGCTACCGCCTATGTGACGCTGGAGCCGTGTAGCCATCATGGCCGCACGCCGCCGTGCTGCGAGGCGCTGATTGCAGCCGGCGTCAAGCGGGTCGTCACCGCAATGCAGGACCCGAACCCACAGGTCGCCGGACGCGGGCTATATCGTTTGCAGCAGGCGGGTATTGAGGTCAGCCACGGGCTGATGATGCCGGAAGCGGAGGCGCTGAACCGGGGCTTTCTGAAACGCATGCGTACCGGTTTTCCCTGGGTACAGCTTAAGCTTGGAGCCTCCCTCGATGGGCGCACGGCGATGGCCAGCGGGGAAAGCCAGTGGATTACCTCTCCTGAAGCAAGACGCGATGTGCAAAGACTGCGTGCGCAAAGCTCGGCTATTCTCAGTACCAGCGCCACCGTGCTGGCAGATAATCCGGCGCTGACCGTACGTCACGATGAACTGGATCGCGCCAGTTTAGCAGACTATCCGGTCGATTTGCTGCGCCAGCCTGTGCGAGTCATCGTTGACAGCCAGAACCGCGTTACTCCACGGCACCGGCTGATTAGTCAGCCGGGGGAAACCTGGCTGGCGCGTACCGCCGGGGATGATCTGGACTGGCCGGATAACGTCAGTCAGCTGATGGTACCGCGTTATCAGGATCGCCTCGATCTGGTTGCGATGCTGATGCTGCTGGGCAGAAAACAGATTAACAGCCTCTGGGTGGAAGCCGGAGCGCAATTTGCCGGCGCATTACTCCAGGCTGGCGTGGTTGATGAACTGATCGTCTATCTGGCCCCCAAGCTGTTAGGCGATGCCGGGCGCGGCCTGTGCCAGCTGCCAGGGCTGGAAATGCTGGCTTCAGTACCGGTCTTCACCTTTAGCGATATTCGTCAGGTAGGGCCAGATATCAGGCTCACTTTGACCCCGTCATGA
- the yajC gene encoding preprotein translocase subunit YajC has protein sequence MNFNTSDAVAAAAPSQSSPYSLVIMLVVFGLIFYFMILRPQQKRAKEHKKLMDSIAKGDEVLTTGGLVGRVTKVADTGYVAIALNDTTEVVVKRDFVAAVLPKGTMKAL, from the coding sequence ATGAACTTCAACACTTCTGATGCCGTGGCTGCCGCAGCTCCTTCTCAGAGTAGTCCGTATTCTCTGGTGATCATGCTGGTGGTGTTTGGTTTGATTTTCTACTTTATGATCCTGCGTCCTCAGCAGAAACGTGCGAAAGAGCACAAGAAACTGATGGATTCAATTGCTAAGGGGGACGAGGTTCTGACCACCGGTGGGCTGGTAGGGCGCGTGACCAAAGTAGCTGATACCGGCTATGTGGCTATTGCACTTAACGATACCACTGAAGTTGTGGTCAAACGTGACTTCGTTGCTGCCGTTCTGCCGAAAGGTACGATGAAGGCGCTTTAA
- the nrdR gene encoding transcriptional regulator NrdR has protein sequence MHCPFCSTVDTKVIDSRLVGEGTSVRRRRQCLVCHERFTTFEVAELVMPRVVKSNDVREPFNEDKLRSGLMKALEKRPVSSDAVENALSHLKSQLRATGEREVASKLIGSLVMDELKKLDKVAYIRFASVYRSFEDIREFGEEIARLQD, from the coding sequence ATGCATTGCCCATTTTGTTCCACCGTGGATACTAAAGTGATCGACTCTCGGTTGGTGGGTGAGGGCACTTCCGTGCGCCGACGCCGTCAGTGTCTTGTTTGTCATGAACGCTTTACTACCTTTGAAGTGGCAGAACTGGTGATGCCACGGGTGGTCAAAAGCAATGATGTGCGTGAACCCTTTAATGAAGACAAGCTGCGCAGCGGATTGATGAAGGCGCTGGAGAAGCGTCCGGTTAGCTCGGACGCGGTGGAAAATGCCCTCAGCCATCTTAAAAGCCAGCTGCGTGCCACCGGTGAACGCGAAGTGGCCAGCAAATTAATCGGTAGCCTGGTGATGGATGAGCTGAAAAAGCTGGATAAAGTCGCCTACATCCGCTTTGCATCGGTATATCGCAGTTTCGAAGATATCCGCGAATTCGGCGAAGAGATCGCCCGCTTACAGGACTGA
- a CDS encoding DUF3251 domain-containing protein, whose amino-acid sequence MVKTLTVVLPFPLLLLLAGCSSSLPGQQTQQLHREVGKLNQELSLLTLQATALELQARLNQNSLKGAWLVPAARTPVVLQSQAGEVRLWLSLLPRQDEGTGALLHLSSSGSAQLPALAGQLEWGSLDDSSGRPLRAESHSERFQVVPAMLPRSEATVRLNLRGFAPEKLGYVRVHGLTLNNSSSSAP is encoded by the coding sequence GTGGTTAAAACCCTGACAGTCGTTCTGCCATTTCCCCTGCTGCTGCTTTTGGCCGGTTGTTCATCTTCTCTGCCCGGCCAGCAGACACAACAGCTTCACCGGGAGGTGGGCAAGTTGAATCAGGAGCTAAGCCTGCTCACTCTTCAGGCCACCGCGCTTGAACTCCAGGCCAGACTCAACCAGAACTCCCTGAAGGGTGCCTGGTTAGTTCCCGCCGCCAGAACCCCGGTGGTATTGCAAAGTCAGGCCGGTGAAGTACGCCTGTGGTTAAGCCTCCTTCCCCGGCAAGACGAGGGGACAGGTGCATTACTGCACCTGAGTTCTTCTGGCTCTGCGCAGCTTCCGGCGCTGGCCGGCCAGCTGGAATGGGGTAGCCTTGATGACAGCAGCGGCAGACCGCTGAGGGCCGAAAGTCACAGCGAAAGGTTTCAGGTTGTTCCCGCCATGCTGCCACGCAGTGAAGCCACCGTCCGGCTGAATTTGCGTGGTTTTGCGCCCGAAAAACTCGGTTACGTGCGTGTTCATGGCCTGACTCTGAATAACTCCTCATCTTCTGCACCCTAA
- a CDS encoding GtrA family protein, with the protein MLMIKLFLRYSLVGIVNTLIHWVIFSALYLNGCHQWVSNLSAFCVAVTFSFFANAKWTFNSEATTVRYTLYVLFMGTMAAAVGWYADYLSMNPIITLVAFSFVSLLCGFIYSKLIIFSKKK; encoded by the coding sequence ATGTTGATGATTAAACTATTCTTAAGGTATTCGCTGGTCGGCATTGTCAACACCCTCATCCACTGGGTTATATTTTCAGCACTTTATTTAAATGGTTGCCACCAATGGGTATCAAACCTTTCCGCATTTTGTGTCGCAGTCACCTTCTCGTTTTTTGCAAATGCCAAATGGACCTTTAACTCCGAAGCAACCACGGTGAGATATACGCTGTATGTCCTGTTTATGGGGACAATGGCTGCCGCAGTGGGTTGGTACGCTGATTATTTATCCATGAACCCGATTATCACTTTGGTGGCGTTTTCGTTCGTCAGCCTGCTTTGTGGGTTCATTTACTCTAAACTCATCATATTTAGTAAAAAGAAATGA
- the tgt gene encoding tRNA guanosine(34) transglycosylase Tgt, translated as MKFELDTTDGRARRGRLVFERGVVETPAFMPVGTYGTVKGMTPEEVQDTGAQIILGNTFHLWLRPGQEIMKLHGDLHDFMQWKGPILTDSGGFQVFSLGDIRKITEKGVHFRNPINGDAIFLDPEKSMEIQYDLGSDIVMIFDECTPYPADWDYARRSMEMSLRWAQRSRDRFDSLGNKNALFGIIQGSVYEDLRDVSVKGLVEIGFDGYAVGGLAVGEPKEDMHRILEHVCPQLPQDKPRYLMGVGKPQDLVEGVRRGIDMFDCVMPTRNARNGHLFVTDGVVKIRNAKYKDDTSPLDAECDCYTCRNYSRAYLYHLDRCNEILGARLNTIHNLRYYQRLMAGLRQAIEEGKLEHFVSEFYQRTGTAVPPLTSDN; from the coding sequence GTGAAGTTCGAATTAGACACAACTGACGGGCGCGCGCGCCGTGGCCGTTTGGTTTTTGAGCGTGGCGTAGTAGAAACACCGGCATTTATGCCAGTAGGCACCTACGGCACGGTAAAGGGCATGACCCCGGAAGAAGTGCAGGACACCGGCGCTCAGATTATTCTCGGCAATACCTTCCATTTATGGTTGCGCCCGGGACAGGAGATCATGAAACTGCACGGCGACCTGCATGACTTTATGCAGTGGAAAGGACCTATCCTGACCGACTCAGGCGGTTTCCAGGTGTTCAGCCTGGGTGATATCCGCAAAATTACTGAGAAAGGGGTACATTTCCGTAATCCGATTAACGGTGATGCGATTTTCCTCGACCCGGAAAAGTCGATGGAAATTCAGTACGACCTCGGCTCCGACATTGTGATGATTTTCGACGAATGCACGCCGTACCCGGCCGACTGGGATTACGCCAGGCGTTCAATGGAAATGTCGCTGCGCTGGGCGCAGCGCAGCCGCGACAGGTTTGACTCCCTCGGCAACAAAAACGCGTTATTTGGCATTATTCAGGGCAGCGTTTACGAAGATTTACGAGATGTGTCGGTTAAAGGACTGGTAGAGATCGGCTTTGATGGGTACGCTGTGGGCGGCCTGGCGGTCGGTGAGCCTAAGGAAGATATGCACCGTATTTTGGAGCACGTTTGTCCGCAGCTACCACAGGATAAGCCCCGCTACCTGATGGGCGTCGGCAAGCCTCAGGATTTAGTGGAAGGCGTTCGTCGCGGCATTGATATGTTCGACTGTGTGATGCCCACGCGTAATGCGCGTAACGGGCACCTGTTTGTCACCGACGGCGTGGTGAAAATCCGTAATGCGAAGTACAAAGATGACACCTCTCCGCTCGATGCCGAGTGTGATTGTTACACTTGCCGCAACTACAGCCGTGCTTATCTGTATCATCTTGACCGCTGCAATGAAATTTTGGGTGCACGTCTGAATACCATTCATAATCTGCGCTATTATCAGCGCTTAATGGCAGGTTTACGCCAGGCTATCGAAGAAGGTAAATTAGAGCACTTTGTTAGCGAATTCTACCAAAGGACGGGGACGGCGGTTCCGCCATTAACGTCCGATAATTAA
- the secF gene encoding protein translocase subunit SecF, which produces MAQEHSVEQMNHGRKVYDFMHWDKLAFIISGILLIIAVAIIGVRGFNWGLDFTGGTVIEINLEQPADLDMMRGSLQKAGFAEPQVQNFGSSRDVMVRMAPAEGNAGEALGSKVLGIVNEATGQNATVKRIEFVGPSVGSDLAQAGGMALLSALIAILFYIGFRFEWRLALGTVLALAHDVVITMGLLSLFQIEIDLTIVASLMSVIGYSLNDKIVVSDRIRENFRKIRRGSSYDITNVSLTQTLSRTIITSVTTLAMVLILFIFGGALLKGFSLTMLIGITIGTISSIYVSSALALKLGMKREHMIPQKVEKEGADQPSILP; this is translated from the coding sequence GTGGCACAGGAACATAGTGTTGAACAAATGAATCACGGGCGTAAAGTTTACGACTTTATGCACTGGGATAAGCTGGCGTTCATCATCTCTGGAATACTGCTGATAATAGCAGTAGCCATTATCGGTGTGCGAGGCTTCAACTGGGGGCTTGATTTCACCGGTGGAACGGTGATTGAGATTAATCTTGAGCAGCCAGCCGATCTGGATATGATGCGTGGCAGCCTGCAGAAAGCCGGTTTTGCTGAACCGCAGGTGCAAAACTTTGGCAGTAGCCGTGATGTGATGGTGCGTATGGCACCCGCTGAAGGCAACGCGGGTGAAGCGCTGGGCAGTAAGGTACTGGGCATTGTTAATGAAGCAACCGGGCAGAACGCCACCGTCAAGCGTATTGAGTTCGTTGGACCCAGCGTGGGTAGCGATCTGGCTCAGGCGGGGGGCATGGCTCTGCTGTCGGCGCTGATTGCGATTCTCTTTTATATCGGCTTTCGTTTCGAATGGCGTTTGGCGCTGGGAACTGTGCTGGCGCTGGCACATGACGTGGTGATCACCATGGGCTTGCTTTCTCTGTTCCAGATAGAGATAGATCTGACCATTGTCGCCTCGCTGATGTCGGTCATCGGCTACTCGCTGAACGATAAGATTGTGGTATCGGACCGAATTCGCGAGAATTTCCGCAAGATCCGCCGCGGTTCTTCTTACGATATTACCAATGTCTCGCTGACGCAGACGTTAAGCCGAACCATCATTACTTCGGTAACGACGCTGGCGATGGTGCTGATTCTGTTCATCTTTGGCGGTGCGCTGTTGAAAGGCTTCTCACTGACCATGCTGATCGGTATTACCATCGGTACTATCTCGTCAATTTATGTCTCTTCCGCTCTGGCGCTGAAGTTGGGCATGAAACGCGAACACATGATCCCACAGAAAGTGGAAAAAGAGGGCGCAGATCAGCCTTCGATTCTGCCTTAA
- the ribE gene encoding 6,7-dimethyl-8-ribityllumazine synthase produces the protein MNVIEAAVATPDARVALVIARFNNFINDSLLSGAIDALKRIGQVKDENITVVWVPGAYELPVTARALAKTGKHDAVVALGTVIRGGTAHFEFVAGEASSGLASVAMQSDIPVAFGVLTTENIEQAIERAGTKAGNKGAEAALTALEMINVLKAIKA, from the coding sequence ATGAACGTTATTGAAGCTGCTGTTGCGACTCCTGATGCGCGCGTTGCTCTGGTTATTGCGCGTTTCAACAATTTTATCAACGACAGCCTGCTAAGCGGTGCCATCGATGCCCTGAAGCGTATTGGTCAGGTTAAAGATGAGAATATCACCGTGGTTTGGGTTCCGGGTGCTTACGAGCTGCCCGTAACTGCTCGTGCGCTGGCTAAAACCGGCAAGCATGATGCGGTTGTGGCACTGGGTACCGTGATCCGTGGCGGTACTGCCCACTTTGAATTCGTGGCTGGTGAAGCCAGTTCTGGCCTGGCCAGCGTTGCCATGCAAAGCGATATCCCGGTTGCCTTTGGCGTGCTGACGACGGAAAACATCGAACAGGCCATTGAACGCGCCGGAACCAAAGCGGGCAACAAGGGGGCTGAAGCAGCCCTGACCGCTCTGGAAATGATTAACGTATTGAAAGCCATTAAAGCCTGA
- the pgpA gene encoding phosphatidylglycerophosphatase A gives MAKSRLKMRNPWHLLATGFGSGLSPWMPGTAGSLAAIPFWYLMSFLPQDLYSLVVLLGISIGVYLCHRTAKDMGVHDHGSIVWDEFIGMWITLMAIPVNSWQWVLAGFLLFRVLDIWKPWPIRWFDRNVHGGMGIMVDDIIAGIISAVILYCAGHNWPL, from the coding sequence ATGGCTAAAAGCCGCCTGAAAATGCGCAACCCGTGGCATTTACTGGCCACCGGGTTCGGCAGCGGTTTAAGCCCCTGGATGCCAGGCACGGCGGGATCGCTGGCGGCGATCCCATTCTGGTATCTGATGAGCTTTCTGCCACAGGACCTCTACTCGTTAGTGGTGCTGCTGGGCATCAGTATCGGGGTTTATCTCTGCCATCGTACGGCGAAAGATATGGGCGTGCACGATCACGGCAGTATCGTCTGGGATGAGTTTATCGGTATGTGGATTACGCTGATGGCCATCCCGGTCAACAGCTGGCAGTGGGTGCTGGCAGGATTTTTGCTGTTTCGCGTGCTGGATATCTGGAAACCCTGGCCGATCCGCTGGTTCGATCGCAACGTGCATGGCGGCATGGGCATTATGGTGGATGATATTATCGCAGGAATTATATCTGCCGTTATTCTTTACTGCGCCGGGCATAACTGGCCGCTTTAG
- the nusB gene encoding transcription antitermination factor NusB, with amino-acid sequence MKPAARRRARECAVQALYSWQISKNDIADVEYQFLAEQDVKDVDITYFRELVGGVATHSAYLDDLMKPFLSRQLEELGQVEKAILRISLFELSKRSDVPYKVAINEGIELAKVFGAEDSHKFVNGVLDKAAPQIRPNRK; translated from the coding sequence GTGAAACCTGCTGCTCGTCGCCGCGCCCGTGAATGTGCTGTTCAGGCACTCTACTCCTGGCAGATATCTAAAAATGACATCGCGGATGTTGAATACCAGTTTCTGGCGGAACAGGACGTTAAAGACGTCGATATTACCTATTTCCGTGAGCTGGTCGGCGGCGTTGCAACTCACAGTGCATACCTCGACGACCTGATGAAACCGTTCCTGTCGCGTCAGCTTGAAGAGCTGGGCCAGGTGGAAAAGGCCATCCTGCGTATTTCACTGTTTGAACTCAGCAAGCGTTCCGACGTGCCTTACAAGGTGGCTATTAATGAGGGGATCGAGCTGGCAAAAGTGTTCGGTGCTGAAGACAGTCATAAATTTGTCAACGGCGTGCTGGACAAAGCCGCTCCGCAGATCCGCCCTAACCGCAAATAA
- the lysM gene encoding peptidoglycan-binding protein LysM translates to MGLFDFVKDAGEKILEAFAGNAHAQGTAIEDSLKKQGIPGAEKVKIEVNGDKAVVTGDGLTQEEKEKILVAAGNVKGISSVDDKVTTSAPAANESEYYTVKSGDTLSAISQSVYGDASQYNKIFEANKPMLSHPDKIYPGQKLRIPH, encoded by the coding sequence ATGGGACTGTTTGATTTTGTTAAAGATGCAGGGGAAAAAATCCTGGAAGCGTTTGCCGGAAATGCACACGCACAGGGTACCGCCATTGAAGATAGTCTGAAAAAGCAGGGTATCCCGGGCGCTGAAAAAGTAAAAATTGAAGTCAACGGCGACAAAGCCGTGGTCACCGGCGACGGTCTGACCCAGGAAGAAAAAGAGAAAATCCTGGTCGCAGCAGGCAATGTGAAAGGCATCAGCAGCGTTGATGACAAAGTCACCACCAGCGCCCCTGCCGCCAATGAGTCTGAATACTACACGGTTAAATCAGGTGATACGCTGAGCGCCATTTCTCAATCCGTTTATGGCGATGCCAGTCAGTACAACAAAATCTTCGAGGCTAACAAGCCAATGCTAAGCCATCCGGATAAAATTTATCCAGGTCAGAAGCTGCGTATTCCTCACTAA
- the secD gene encoding protein translocase subunit SecD, protein MLNRYPLWKYIMLIVVLLVGLLYALPNLYGEDPAVQVTGARGSAASEQTLVQIQSALKQDNIQSKSVALEKGAILARFANTDVQLRAREAIIKVLGDDYVVALNLAPATPAWLATLSAEPMKLGLDLRGGVHFLMEVDMDTALGKLQDQNIDNLRSDLREKSVPYVNVRKTGNYGLEIRFRDDKTRDEAVSYLTTRHRDMVINSSGSNALTAVMSDERMREAREYAVQQNINILRNRVNQLGVAEPLVQRQGADRIVVELPGIQDTARAKEILGATATLEFRLVNTSVDATAAANGRVPGDSEVKDTREGQPVVLYKRVILTGDHITDSTSSNDEYNQPQVNISLDSAGGNIMSNFTKDSVGKAMATLFVEYKDSGKKDANGRAILEKHEEVINVANIQSRLGNSFRITGINNPNEARQLSLLLRAGALIAPIQIVEERTIGPTMGAQNITQGLEACLWGLIASIVFMVVWYKKFGLVATSALLANLVLIVGIMSLLPGATLTMPGIAGIVLTLAVAVDANVLINERIKEELRNGRSVQQAIHEGYKGAFSSIVDANVTTLIKVIILYAVGTGSIKGFAITTAIGVATSMFTAIIGTRAIVNLMYGGKRINKLSI, encoded by the coding sequence GTGTTAAACCGTTATCCTTTGTGGAAGTACATCATGCTGATCGTCGTATTACTCGTCGGTCTGCTGTATGCACTGCCCAACCTTTATGGTGAGGATCCGGCTGTTCAGGTCACTGGTGCGCGCGGAAGCGCGGCCAGTGAGCAAACGCTGGTTCAGATCCAAAGCGCGTTAAAACAAGACAATATACAGAGTAAATCCGTCGCCCTGGAAAAGGGGGCGATTCTGGCGCGTTTCGCTAACACTGACGTGCAGCTGCGCGCGCGCGAAGCGATAATCAAAGTCCTTGGCGACGATTATGTGGTGGCGCTCAATCTGGCCCCGGCGACGCCCGCCTGGTTAGCCACATTATCCGCAGAGCCGATGAAGCTCGGTCTCGATCTGCGCGGTGGTGTTCACTTCCTGATGGAGGTGGATATGGACACTGCGCTGGGTAAACTTCAGGATCAAAACATCGACAATCTGCGCAGCGATCTGCGTGAAAAGAGCGTTCCTTACGTTAACGTGCGTAAAACCGGCAATTACGGCCTGGAAATTCGTTTTCGAGATGATAAAACGCGTGATGAAGCTGTCAGCTATCTGACCACCCGTCACCGCGATATGGTTATCAACAGCAGCGGCAGTAATGCCCTGACGGCGGTCATGAGCGATGAACGCATGCGTGAAGCCCGCGAATATGCGGTACAGCAGAACATTAATATTCTGCGTAACCGTGTAAATCAGCTGGGCGTTGCGGAGCCTCTGGTTCAGCGTCAGGGCGCCGATCGAATTGTGGTTGAATTACCGGGTATCCAGGATACGGCTCGTGCGAAAGAGATCCTTGGTGCGACGGCCACGCTGGAGTTCCGTCTGGTGAATACCAGCGTCGACGCTACCGCAGCCGCTAACGGCCGCGTACCGGGTGACTCAGAAGTGAAAGACACGCGTGAGGGACAGCCGGTGGTGCTGTACAAGCGCGTGATCCTCACCGGTGACCACATTACCGACTCCACCTCCAGCAACGATGAATACAATCAGCCACAGGTGAATATCTCCCTGGACAGCGCTGGCGGTAATATCATGTCCAACTTCACCAAGGACAGCGTCGGCAAGGCGATGGCAACCCTGTTTGTTGAGTACAAAGACAGTGGTAAGAAAGACGCTAACGGCCGGGCGATTCTGGAGAAGCATGAAGAGGTGATTAACGTTGCCAATATCCAGTCGCGTCTGGGTAACAGCTTCCGTATTACCGGCATTAATAACCCGAACGAAGCCCGTCAGCTTTCGCTGTTGCTGCGCGCCGGTGCGCTGATTGCGCCTATTCAGATTGTGGAAGAGCGTACTATTGGTCCAACCATGGGTGCGCAGAACATCACTCAGGGTCTGGAAGCCTGCCTGTGGGGGCTGATCGCATCTATCGTCTTCATGGTGGTGTGGTACAAGAAATTCGGCCTGGTGGCGACCAGCGCACTGCTGGCTAACCTGGTGCTGATCGTCGGTATTATGTCGCTGCTTCCGGGCGCTACGCTGACGATGCCCGGTATTGCCGGTATCGTGCTGACGCTGGCGGTGGCGGTCGATGCTAACGTACTGATTAACGAGCGTATCAAAGAGGAGCTGCGCAACGGACGTTCCGTACAGCAGGCGATCCATGAGGGTTACAAAGGTGCGTTTTCCAGTATCGTTGATGCCAACGTGACCACGCTGATCAAAGTTATCATTCTGTACGCAGTGGGCACCGGCTCGATTAAAGGGTTTGCCATCACGACTGCGATTGGTGTGGCAACTTCCATGTTTACCGCGATTATCGGCACCCGTGCCATCGTCAACCTGATGTATGGCGGCAAACGCATTAACAAGTTGTCTATCTGA